In a genomic window of Nyctibius grandis isolate bNycGra1 chromosome 4, bNycGra1.pri, whole genome shotgun sequence:
- the LOC137661782 gene encoding LOW QUALITY PROTEIN: G-protein coupled receptor 135-like (The sequence of the model RefSeq protein was modified relative to this genomic sequence to represent the inferred CDS: substituted 1 base at 1 genomic stop codon) has product MVSPPLPWAACSNAGGWSVVALASQALALLLIFALSVLGNGAVVLVITRHRQLHTVTNAFVPSLSLSELLGALLCLPLAFLSLLSRLPGAWLFGQRLCLASAALHAGLGIAATLTMALLSFDRYCAIVRQPRHKMGRRRAAXLLAAVWLAALALAGPWYGLAGEGQWEEARPGAYHCVYVLPWGSSRLGPPYGAALIVLCYLLPFALMCFCHYNICRAVRLAESRVRPLTTYEHLLRAYREMHTATTVLIMIVSIICCWGPYRILGLAAAAGRLPFSPTMDAMASGMAWANGAINPLVYAARNPDISMLLRQSCEGGYRTRNKVAAY; this is encoded by the coding sequence atggtgagtccaccacttccctgggcagcctgttccaatgcgGGGGGGTGGTCTGTGGTGGCGCTGGCCTCGCAGGCGCTGGCGCTGCTGCTCATCTTCGCCCTCTCGGTGCTGGGCAACGGGGCGGTGGTGCTGGTGATCACGAGGCACCGGCAGCTCCACACGGTCACCAACGCCTTCGTGCCGTCGCTGTCGCTGTCGGAGCTGCTGGgcgccctgctctgcctgcccctggCCTTCCTCAGCCTGCTCAGCCGCCTGCCCGGCGCCTGGCTCTTCGGGCAGCGCCTCTGCCTGGCCAGCGCCGCCCTCCACGCCGGGCTGGGCATCGCCGCCACCCTCACCATGGCTCTCCTCTCCTTCGACCGCTACTGCGCCATCGTCCGCCAGCCCCGACACAAGAtgggccgccgccgcgccgcctaGCTCCTGGCCGCCGTCTGGCTGGCCGCCCTGGCCCTGGCCGGCCCCTGGTATGGGTTGGCGGGCGAGGGGCAGTGGGAGgaggcccggcccggggccTACCACTGCGTCTACGTGCTGCCCTGGGGCTCTTCCCGGCTGGGGCCGCCCTACGGCGCGGCCCTCATCGTGCTCTGCTACCTCCTGCCCTTCGCCCTCATGTGCTTCTGCCACTACAACATCTGCCGGGCGGTGCGGCTGGCCGAGAGCCGCGTGCGGCCCCTCACCACCTACGAGCACCTGCTCCGGGCCTACAGGGAGATGCACACGGCCACCACTGTCCTCATCATGATCGTCTCCATCATCTGCTGCTGGGGGCCCTACCGCATCCTGGGGCTCGCTGCTGCCGCTGGCCGCCTGCCTTTCTCACCCACCATGGACGCCATGGCCAGCGGGATGGCCTGGGCCAACGGTGCCATCAACCCGCTCGTCTACGCCGCCCGCAATCCCGACATCTCCATGCTGCTGCGGCAAAGCTGTGAGGGTGGCTACAGGACTAGGAACAAAGTGGCGGCCTAC
- the LOC137661784 gene encoding G-protein coupled receptor 135-like, whose translation MVSPPLPWAACSNAGGWSVVALASQALALLLIFALSVLGNGAVVLVIARHRQLHTVTNAFVPSLSELLGALLCLPLAFLSLLSRPPGAWLFGQRLCLASAALHAGLGIAATLTMALLSFDRYCAIVRQPRHKMGRRRAAQLLAAVWLAALALAGPWYGLAGEGQWEEARPRAYHCVYMLPWGSSRLGPPYGAALIVLCYLLPFALMCFCHYNICRAVWLAESRVRPLTTYEHLLRAYREMQTATTVLIMIVSIICYCRPYRILGLAAAAGRLPFSPTMDAVASGMAWANGAINLLVYATRNPDISVLLRQSREGGYRTRNKVAAYFSVPGNRPEPRSQADCVRERYVNRHSGPPSSAPSSSSRARGGEVAMWACKNPAVLFCRDGQPDTISEATLQAKADTVNTSL comes from the coding sequence atggtgagtccaccacttccctgggcagcctgttccaatgcgGGGGGGTGGTCTGTGGTGGCGCTGGCCTCGCAGGCGCTGGCGCTGCTGCTCATCTTCGCCCTCTCGGTGCTGGGCAACGGGGCGGTGGTGCTGGTGATCGCCCGGCACCGGCAGCTCCACACGGTCACCAACGCCTTCGTGCCGTCGCTGTCGGAGCTGCTGGgcgccctgctctgcctgcccctggCCTTCCTCAGCCTGCTCAGCCGCCCGCCCGGCGCCTGGCTCTTCGGGCAGCGCCTCTGCCTGGCCAGCGCCGCCCTCCACGCCGGGCTGGGTATTGCTGCCACCCTCACCATGGCTCTCCTCTCCTTCGACCGCTACTGCGCCATCGTCCGCCAGCCCCGACACAAGAtgggccgccgccgcgccgcccagCTCCTGGCCGCCGTCTGGCTGGCCGCCCTGGCCCTGGCCGGCCCCTGGTATGGGCTGGCGGGCGAGGGGCAGTGGGAGGAGGCCCGGCCCAGGGCCTATCACTGCGTCTACATGCTGCCCTGGGGCTCTTCCCGGCTGGGGCCACCCTATGGCGCGGCCCTCATCGTGCTCTGCTACCTCCTGCCCTTCGCCCTCATGTGCTTCTGCCACTACAACATCTGCCGGGCGGTGTGGCTGGCCGAGAGCCGCGTGCGGCCCCTCACCACCTACGAGCACCTGCTCCGGGCCTACAGGGAGATGCAGACGGCCACCACCGTCCTCATCATGATCGTATCCATCATCTGCTACTGCAGGCCCTACCGCATCCTGGGGCTCGCCGCTGCCGCTGGCCGCCTGCCTTTCTCACCCACCATGGACGCCGTGGCCAGCGGGATGGCCTGGGCCAACGGTGCCATCAACCTGCTCGTCTACGCCACCCGCAACCCCGACATCTCCGTGCTGCTGCGGCAAAGCCGTGAGGGTGGCTACAGGACTAGGAACAAAGTGGCGGCCTACTTCTCAGTGCCAGGCAACCGGCCAGAGCCCCGGAGCCAGGCTGACTGCGTCCGGGAGCGCTACGTCAACCGACACAGCGGCCCTCCGAGCAGCGCCCCGTCCTCCTCTAGCCGGGCGAGAGGGGGAGAGGTGGCCATGTGGGCCTGCAAGAACCCCGCTGTACTCTTCTGTCGGGATGGGCAACCAGACACCATCTCTGAGGCTACCTTGCAGGCCAAAGCGGACACTGTCAACACCAGCCTCTGA
- the LOC137661783 gene encoding inositol 1,4,5-trisphosphate receptor-interacting protein-like 1, whose amino-acid sequence MAATEFFAVFVLSIIQLPQMVGDELDEATRERMQQRAEQLSQEMTRLLQELGQRGHCGEELSLRMELECTCTREQHVGDMVCFLHHPKKELRENQGPSLLGTLCTGPYLDMEKTTFWFQTLAMAATKFFAVLVQSIIQLLQMTWQFWAVAGNLVLLFGLFRWLRKRSPHRESSSKGKESSSSLSKEEEEQEESEEGSDSERDMSRIFAKRIHWPVQNLAYRIRVVEELLGELRVLQEPLSKSTSSFFPELQPAIRVGSAFEGWSPCEDDAVYHVLMPLKPPRGHAFHLELGTEQEMPTRNFCVRVEQVCTCMSEQLVENMLCFLHHPEEELRRNQDPSLLRTLCTGSYLDVQKTARWFQSFVMSSWMLLPQSRRYKMKMLPSSRSCKMQLTKSSRTLFIEIMFGVQQGDSDIFVSSQSTEATFTPSTTWPESYAVAEVKFFRHVARQAPHSSYHLRCLQVCARILEGTGF is encoded by the exons ATGGCTGCCACAGAATTCTTCGCCGTGTTTGTGCTAAGCATCATCCAGCTCCCGCAGATGGTCGGTGATGAGCTGGATGAAGCCACGCGCGAGCGCATGCAGCAGCGTGCGGAGCAGCTGAGCCAGGAGATGACtcggctgctgcaggagctggggcagagAGGACATTGCGGCGAGGAACTGTCCCTCCGCATGGAGCTGGAGTGCACCTGCACGAGGGAACAGCATGTGGGGGACATGGTGTGCTTCCTCCACCACCCCAAGAAGGAGCTGAGGGAAAATCAGGGTCCCAGCCTCCTAGGCACCCTCTGCACCGGACCCTACCTAGACATGGAGAAAACCACCTTCTGGTTCCAGACATTG GCCATGGCTGCCACAAAATTCTTCGCCGTGCTTGTGCAAAGCATCATCCAGCTCCTGCAGATG ACATGGCAGTTCTGGGCAGTTGCTGGCAACCTGGTCCTGCTCTTTGGGCTCTTCAGGTGGCTCAGGAAAAGGAGCCCTCACCgagagagcagcagcaaggggaaggagagctccagcagcctcagcaaggaggaagaggagcaggaagaaagTGAAGAAGGTTCTGATAGCGAGAGGGATATGAGCAGAATTTTTGCAAAGCGCATCCATTGGCCAGTGCAGAACCTTGCCTACAGGATCCGGGTGGTGGAAGAGCTGCTGGGTGAGCTCCGTGTCTTACAAGAGCCCCTGTCAAAGAGCACTTCCAGTTTCTTCCCCGAGCTGCAGCCAGCCATCAGGGTAGGCAGCGCCTTCGAAGGCTGGAGTCCCTGTGAGGATGATGCTGTGTACCACGTGCTCATGCCCCTGAAGCCCCCCCGTGGGCACGCCTTCCACCTGGAGCTGGGCACTGAGCAGGAGATGCCAACGAGGAACTTCTGCGTGCGCGTGGAACAGGTGTGCACCTGCATGAGCGAGCAGCTGGTGGAGAACATGCTGTGCTTCCTCCACCACCCTGAGGAGGAGCTGAGGAGGAATCAGGACCCCAGCCTCCTACGCACCCTCTGCACCGGCTCCTACCTAGATGTGCAGAAAACTGCCCGCTGGTTCCAGAGCTTCGTGATGTCATCCTGGATGCTGTTGCCTCAGTCGCGTCGCTACAAGATGAAGATGCTGCCCTCCAGCCGCTCCTGTAAGATGCAGCTGACAAAATCCTCTAGAACCCTCTTCATTGAGATTATGTTTGGGGTGCAGCAGGGTGACTCGGACATCTTCGTGAGCAGCCAGAGTACAGAGGCCACCTTCACCCCAAGCACGACGTGGCCAGAGAGCTACGCTGTGGCAGAGGTGAAGTTCTTCAGGCATGTGGCCAGGCAGGCCCCACACAGCAGCTACCACCTCAGATGCCTGCAGGTCTGTGCCCGCATCCTGGAGGGCACAGGCTTT
- the LOC137662250 gene encoding G-protein coupled receptor 135-like, whose protein sequence is MEPAAAEPGNLSRGGGNESGEAAAAAAGGWSVVALASQALALLLIFALSALGNGAVVLVIARHRQLRTVTNAFVLSLSLSELLGALLCLPLAFLSLLSRPPGAWLFGQRLCLASAALHAGLGIAATLTMALLSFDRYCAIVRQPRHKMGRRRAAQLLAAVWLAALALAGPWYGLAGEGQWEEARPGAYRCVYVLPWGSSRLGPPYGAALIVLCYLLPFALMCFCHYNICRAVRLAESRVRPLTTYGHLLRAYREMHTATTVLIMIVSIICCWGPYCILGLAAAAGRLPFSPTMDAVASGMAWANGAINPLVYAARNPDISVLLRRSREGGYRTRNNVAAYFSVPGNRPEPRSQADCVRELYVNQHSGLPGSAPSSSSRARGGEVAMWACKNPAVLFCRDGQPDTISEATLQAKADTVNTSL, encoded by the coding sequence ATGGAGCCGGCGGCGGCCGAGCCGGGCAACCTCTCCCGGGGCGGCGGCAACGAGAgcggcgaggcggcggcggcggcggcggggggctggTCTGTGGTGGCGCTGGCCTCGCAGGCGCTGGCGCTGCTTCTCATCTTCGCCCTCTCGGCGCTGGGCAACGGGGCGGTGGTGCTGGTGATCGCCCGGCACCGGCAGCTCCGCACGGTCACCAACGCCTTCGTGCTGTCGCTGTCGCTGTCGGAGCTGCTGGgcgccctgctctgcctgcccctggCCTTCCTCAGCCTGCTCAGCCGCCCGCCCGGCGCCTGGCTCTTCGGGCAGCGCCTCTGCCTGGCCAGCGCCGCCCTCCACGCCGGGCTGGGCATCGCCGCCACCCTCACCATGGCTCTCCTCTCCTTCGACCGCTACTGCGCCATCGTCCGCCAGCCCCGACACAAGAtgggccgccgccgcgccgcccagCTCCTGGCCGCCGTCTGGCTGGCCGCCCTGGCCCTGGCCGGCCCCTGGTATGGGTTGGCGGGCGAGGGGCAGTGGGAGgaggcccggcccggggccTACCGCTGCGTCTACGTGCTGCCCTGGGGCTCTTCCCGGCTGGGGCCACCCTATGGCGCGGCCCTCATCGTGCTCTGCTACCTCCTGCCCTTCGCCCTCATGTGCTTCTGCCACTACAACATCTGCCGGGCGGTGCGGCTGGCCGAGAGCCGCGTGCGGCCCCTCACCACCTACGGGCACCTGCTCCGGGCCTACAGGGAGATGCACACGGCCACCACTGTCCTCATCATGATCGTCTCCATCATCTGCTGCTGGGGGCCCTACTGCATCCTGGGGCTCGCCGCTGCTGCCGGCCGCCTGCCTTTCTCACCCACCATGGACGCCGTGGCCAGCGGGATGGCCTGGGCCAACGGTGCCATCAACCCGCTCGTCTACGCCGCCCGCAACCCCGACATCTCCGTGCTGCTGCGGCGAAGCCGTGAGGGTGGCTACAGGACTAGGAACAACGTGGCGGCCTACTTCTCAGTGCCAGGCAACCGGCCAGAGCCCCGGAGCCAGGCTGACTGCGTCCGGGAGCTCTACGTCAACCAACACAGTGGCCTTCCGGGCAGCGCCCCGTCCTCCTCTAGCCGGGCGAGAGGGGGAGAGGTGGCCATGTGGGCCTGCAAGAACCCCGCTGTACTCTTCTGTCGGGATGGGCAACCAGACACCATCTCTGAGGCCACCTTGCAGGCCAAAGCGGACACTGTCAACACCAGCCTCTGA
- the L3HYPDH gene encoding trans-3-hydroxy-L-proline dehydratase produces the protein MAAEGGGGGGGGGGGGAGRWQPPHSPSGLVLQTVEMHTGGEPLRIVPQLEAAEAAAAAGLSLLSLRREVAAAQDHVRRALVHEPRGHAGMYGAVVVRGGAAAAGAHLAALFLHGAGYSAMCGHAVLALSRFALDYGLVEAPSRPETAVRLRCPCGPVTAFVPWDGHRSGNPVRFHSVPAFAAATDLAIDVPGHGKVVVDIGYGGTFYAFLSAEQLGLDVCSSKTRDLVNAASAVTEAVKKQFKLHHPESEDLAFLYGTILTDGKDAFSKESTTNICVFADEQVDRSPTGSGVTARIALQYHKGLIQLNQTRTFRSSTTGSLFTGKAVQEVKFGNYNAVIVEVSGEAFYTGTATFTIEEEDPLKYGFVFK, from the exons ATGGCGGCGGAGGGCggtggcggtggcggcggcggcggcggcggcggcgcggggcggtggCAGCCGCCGCACTCGCCCTCGGGCCTGGTGCTGCAGACGGTGGAGATGCACACGGGCGGCGAGCCGCTGCGCATCGTCCCGCAGCTggaggcggcggaggcggcggcggcggcggggctgtcGCTGCTGTCGCTGCGGCGGGAGGTGGCGGCTGCGCAGGACCATGTGCGGCGGGCGCTGGTGCACGAGCCGCGGGGGCACGCCGGCATGTACGGGGCCGTGGTGgtgcgcggcggggcggccgccgccggcgcCCACCTGGCTGCCCTCTTCCTGCACGGCGCCGGCTACAGCGCCATGTGCGGCCACGCTGTCCTGGCCCTCAGCCGCTTCGCCCTCGACTACGGGCTGGTGGAGGCGCCCAGCCGCCCCGAGACCGCCGTCCGCCTGCGCTGTCCCTGCGGGCCTGTCACCGCCTTCGTCCCCTGGGACGGCCACCGCAGCGGCAACCCTGTCCGCTTCCACAGTGTGCCCGCTTTCGCTGCCGCCACCG ACTTGGCCATTGACGTCCCTGGTCATGGGAAGGTGGTGGTCGACATTGGCTATGGTGGCACTTTCTACGCCTTCCTCAGCGCTGAGCAGCTGGGCCTTGATGTGTGCTCTTCGAAGACCAGAGACCTCGTCAATGCGGCGAGTGCGGTGACAGAAGCCGTGAAGAAACAG TTCAAGCTTCATCACCCTGAAAGCGAAGACCTGGCTTTCCTCTATGGCACCATACTGACAGACGGGAAAGATGCCTTTAGTAAGGAGTCAACCACCAACATCTGTGTGTTTGCAGATGAACAG GTTGACCGAAGTCCGACCGGTTCGGGTGTGACAGCTCGCATTGCCTTACAGTACCATAAAGGACTCATCCAGCTGAATCAGACCAGGACCTTTCGGAGCAGTACCACGGGGTCCTTGTTCACCGGGAAGGCAGTGCAG GAAGTCAAGTTTGGGAACTACAATGCTGTCATTGTGGAAGTCTCAGGAGAAGCCTTTTACACTGGTACAGCCACCTTCACTATTGAAGAGGAGGACCCTCTGAAATACGGCTTCGTCTTCAAGTGA
- the JKAMP gene encoding JNK1/MAPK8-associated membrane protein — protein sequence MFRSAVDIQPACLGLYCGRTVLSVNGSVETYGDCGVCPRGQRTDDNKICRECMGSPDRYDWLYLGFMAMLPLVLHWFFIEWYSGKKSSSALFQHVTALFECSMAAIFTLLVSDPVGSLRIRSCKVKKLSDWYTMLYNPSPDYITTVHCTHEAVYPLYTIVFIYYAFCLVLMMLLRPLLVKKIACGLGKSDRFKSIYAALYFFPILTVLQAVGGGLLYYAFPYIILVLSLVTLAVYMSASEVESFKDLLVRKKRLVVLFSHWLLHAYGIISISKLDKLEQDLPLLALVPTPALFYLLTAKYTEPSRVLSEGGNGH from the exons ATGTTCCGCTCCG CTGTGGACAtccagcctgcctgcctggggctgtACTGCGGCAGGACCGTCCTGTCGGTCAACGGCTCCGTGGAGACCTACGGGGACTGCGGG GTATGCCCTAGAGGTCAAAGAACCGATGACAACAAAATCTGCCGGGAATGTATGGGATCTCCGGACCGCTATGACTGGCTGTACCTTGGCTTCATGGCCATGCTTCCCCTGGTTTTACACTGGTTCTTTATAGAATGgtattcaggaaaaaagag TTCCAGCGCGTTGTTCCAGCATGTCACCGCCTTGTTTGAGTGCAGCATGGCAGCGATTTTTACACTGCTTGTCAGTGACCCTGTCGGTTCTCTGCGTATCCGCTCCTGCAAGGTGAAGAAGCTTTCGGACTGGTACACGATGCTTTACAACCCAAGTCCCGACTACATCACCACAGTGCACTGCACTCATGAAGCAGTCTATCCCCT gTACACCATTGTGTTTATATATTACGCCTTCTGTCTTGTGTTAATGATGCTACTTCGGCCTCTTCTGGTTAAGAAAATTGCCTGTGGTTTAGGAAAGTCCGATcgatttaaaagcatttatgcAGCCCTGTACTTTTTCCCTATTCTCACTGTGCTTCAGGCCGTTGGAGGAGGCCTTCTCT ATTATGCCTTTCCTTACATCATATTGGTGTTGTCTTTGGTTACGCTGGCTGTGTACATGTCTGCTTCTGAAGTGGAG TCATTCAAGGATCTTCTTGTCAGGAAGAAAAGGCTTGTTGTCCTCTTCAGCCACTGGTTACTTCACGCCTATGGAATCATCTCCATTTCCAAACTGGATAAACTTGAGCAGGACCTCCCGTTGCTTGCCTTGGTACCCACACCTGCCCTCTTCTACTTACTGACAGCGAAGTACACCGAGCCGTCACGTGTACTCTCAGAAGGTGGAAATGGACATTAA
- the LOC137662859 gene encoding inositol 1,4,5-trisphosphate receptor-interacting protein-like 1, whose amino-acid sequence MVSDELDEATRERMQQRAEQLSQEMTRLLQELELRSLEQSAFAWGALLFAALQTWQFWAVAGILVLLFGLFRWLRKRSPEPESSSKRKESSSSLSKEEEEQEESEEGSDSERDMSRIFAKRIQWPVQNLAYRTRVVEELLGELRVLQEPLSNSTCSFFPELQPAIRVGSAFEGWSPCEDDAVYHVLMPLKPPRGHAFHLELGTEQEMPTRNFCVRVEQVCTCMSEQLVENMLCFLHHPEEELRNLGRSFLRTLCTGSYLDVQKTARWFQSFVMSSWMLLPQSRRYKMEMLPSSRSCKLQLTKSSRRTLFIEIMFGVQQGDSDIFVSSQSTEATFTPSTTWPESYAVAEVKFFRHVARQAPHSSFHLKCLHVCARILEGTGFSTYAFKTAVMHLLTTIPLPDWHRREFLPRLGDIMEYLRSCLEEKRLDHFFFGNESVPEEIILPPDFQTAEPINLFQHLTQDPHAHAEALREFDDLQDRLERLLYYGR is encoded by the coding sequence ATGGTCAGCGATGAGCTGGATGAAGCCACGCGCGAGCGCATGCAGCAGCGTGCGGAGCAGCTGAGCCAGGAGATGACtcggctgctgcaggagctggagctgaggAGCCTGGAGCAGAGCGCCTTTGCCTGGGGAGCCCTGCTCTTTGCTGCCTTGCAGACATGGCAGTTCTGGGCAGTTGCTGGCATCCTGGTCCTGCTCTTTGGGCTCTTCAGGTGGCTCAGGAAAAGGAGCCCTgagccagagagcagcagcaagaggaaggagagctccagcagcctcagcaaggaggaagaggagcaggaagaaagTGAAGAAGGTTCTGATAGTGAGAGGGATATGAGCAGGATTTTTGCAAAGCGCATCCAGTGGCCAGTGCAGAACCTTGCCTACAGGACCCGGGTGGTGGAAGAGCTGCTGGGTGAGCTCCGTGTCTTACAAGAGCCCCTGTCAAACAGCACTTGCAGTTTCTTCCCCGAGCTGCAGCCAGCCATCAGGGTAGGCAGCGCCTTCGAAGGCTGGAGTCCCTGTGAGGATGATGCTGTCTACCACGTGCTCATGCCCCTGAAGCCCCCCCGTGGGCACGCCTTCCACCTGGAGCTGGGCACTGAGCAGGAGATGCCGACGAGGAACTTCTGCGTCCGTGTGGAGCAGGTGTGCACCTGCATGAGCGAGCAGCTGGTGGAGAACATGCTGTGCTTCCTCCACCACCCTGAGGAGGAGCTGAGGAATCTGGGTCGCAGCTTCCTACGCACCCTCTGCACCGGCTCCTACCTAGATGTGCAGAAAACTGCCCGCTGGTTCCAGAGCTTCGTGATGTCATCCTGGATGCTGTTGCCTCAGTCGCGTCGCTACAAGATGGAGATGCTGCCCTCCAGCCGCTCCTGTAAGCTGCAGCTGACAAAATCCTCCAGGAGAACCCTGTTCATTGAGATTATGTTTGGGGTGCAGCAAGGCGACTCAGACATCTTCGTGAGCAGCCAGAGTACAGAGGCCACCTTCACCCCAAGCACGACGTGGCCAGAGAGCTACGCTGTGGCAGAGGTGAAGTTCTTCAGGCATGTGGCCAGGCAGGCcccacacagcagcttccaCCTCAAATGCCTGCATGTCTGTGCCCGCATCCTGGAGGGCACAGGCTTTTCCACCTATGCCTTCAAGACAGCAGTGATGCACCTCCTGACCACCATACCCCTGCCAGACTGGCACAGGAGGGAGTTCCTGCCGCGCCTGGGGGATATCATGGAGTACCTGCGCAGCTGCCTGGAGGAGAAGCGCCTCGACCACTTCTTCTTTGGCAATGAGAGCGTGCCTGAGGAGATCATCTTGCCCCCAGACTTCCAAACGGCCGAACCGATCAACCTCTTCCAGCACCTCACGCAGGATCCCCATGCCCACGCCGAGGCACTGCGTGAGTTTGATGACCTGCAAGATCGGCTCGAAAGACTGCTGTACTACGGTCGCTGA
- the LOC137661781 gene encoding LOW QUALITY PROTEIN: inositol 1,4,5-trisphosphate receptor-interacting protein-like 1 (The sequence of the model RefSeq protein was modified relative to this genomic sequence to represent the inferred CDS: inserted 1 base in 1 codon; deleted 1 base in 1 codon) yields the protein MGSGACDITGDVSQWGSSQGWQQAALPQCGLGQWRVCTRGRLGWTRAGAQTRPPGGVFSPCTEGSAARGSALSRARCSRHRGWGQPCCLPAASAPLLPAPSSLRLPSMLPPPSAPXPHSPTEPLLSLVLQAMAATKFFAVLVQSIIQLPQMVGDELDEATRVRMQQRAEQLSQEMTRLLQGLGQWSLELRSLEKSAFAWGALLFAALQTWQFWAVAGNLVLLFGLFRWLRKRSPHRESSSKGKESSSSLSKEEEEQEESEEGSDSERDMSRIFAKRIHWPVQKLAYRTRVVEELLGELLHVLQEPLSNSTCSFFPELQPAIRVGSTFEGWSPCEDDAVYCVLVPLKPPRGHAFHLELGTDQEMPTRNFCVRVEQACTCMSEQLVENMLCFLHHPEEELRRNQDPSLLCTLCTGSYLDVQKTARWFQSFVISAWMFLPQSRRYKMEMMPSSRSCKLQLTKSSRRTLFIEIMFGVQQGDSDIFVSSQSTEATFTPSTMWPESYAVAEVKFFRHVARQAPHSSFHLKCLQVCARILEGTGFSTYAFKTAVMHLLTTIPLPDWHRREFLPRLGDIMRYLRSCLEEKRLDHFFFGNERVPEEIILPPDFQTAEPINLFQHLTQDPHAHAKALREFEELQDRLERLLFYGW from the exons ATGGGCTCTGGCGCCTGTGACATCACAGGGGACGTGTCACAGTGGGGCAGTTCCCAGGGGTGGCAGCAGGCAGCGCTGCCCCAGTGCGGCCTGGGCCAGTGGAGAGTGTGCACACGGGGGAGGCTGGGCTGGACGAGGGCCGGGGCACAAACGCGGCCCCCGGGGGGTGTGTTCTCACCCTGCACCGAGGGCTCAGCCGCTCGCGGGAGCGCCCTGAGCAGGGCACGGTGCAGCCGccaccggggctgggggcag ccttgctgcctcccagctgccTCGGCCCCTCTCCTACCTGCACCCAGCTCCCTGCGGCTCCCGTCCATGCTTCCCCCGCCGTCAGCTC TTCCTCACAGCCCCACTGAaccccttctctctcttgtcCTGCAGGCCATGGCTGCCACAAAATTCTTCGCCGTGCTTGTGCAAAGCATCATCCAGCTCCCGCAGATGGTCGGTGATGAGCTGGATGAAGCCACGCGCGTGCGCATGCAGCAGCGTGCGGAGCAGCTGAGCCAGGAGATGACTcggctgctgcaggggctggggcagtggAGCCTGGAGCTgaggagcctggagaagagcgCCTTTGCCTGGGGAGCCCTGCTCTTTGCTGCCTTGCAGACATGGCAGTTCTGGGCAGTTGCTGGCAACCTGGTCCTGCTCTTTGGGCTCTTCAGGTGGCTCAGGAAAAGGAGCCCTCACCgagagagcagcagcaaggggaaggagagctccagcagcctcagcaaggaggaagaggagcaggaagaaagTGAAGAAGGTTCTGATAGTGAGAGGGATATGAGCAGGATTTTTGCAAAGCGCATCCATTGGCCAGTGCAGAAACTTGCCTACAGGACCCGGGTGGTGGAAGAGCTGCTGGGTGAGCTCCTCCATGTCTTACAAGAGCCCCTGTCAAACAGCACTTGCAGTTTCTTCCCCGAGCTGCAGCCAGCCATCAGGGTAGGCAGCACCTTCGAAGGCTGGAGTCCCTGTGAGGATGATGCTGTCTACTGCGTGCTCGTGCCCCTGAAGCCCCCCCGTGGGCACGCCTTCCACCTGGAGCTTGGCACTGACCAGGAGATGCCGACGAGGAACTTCTGCGTGCGCGTGGAGCAGGCGTGCACCTGCATGAGCGAGCAGCTGGTGGAGAACATGCTGTGCTTCCTCCACCACCCTGAGGAGGAGCTGAGGAGGAATCAGGACCCCAGCCTCCTATGCACCCTCTGCACTGGCTCCTACCTAGATGTGCAGAAAACTGCCCGCTGGTTCCAGAGCTTCGTGATCTCAGCCTGGATGTTCCTGCCTCAGTCGCGTCGCTACAAGATGGAGATGATGCCCTCCAGCCGCTCCTGTAAGCTGCAGCTGACAAAATCCTCCAGGAGAACCCTCTTCATTGAGATTATGTTTGGGGTGCAGCAAGGCGACTCAGACATCTTCGTGAGCAGCCAGAGTACAGAGGCCACCTTCACCCCAAGCACGATGTGGCCAGAGAGCTACGCTGTGGCAGAGGTGAAGTTCTTCAGGCATGTGGCCAGGCAGGCcccacacagcagcttccaCCTCAAATGCCTGCAGGTCTGTGCCCGCATCCTGGAGGGCACAGGCTTTTCCACCTATGCCTTCAAGACAGCAGTGATGCACCTCCTGACCACCATACCCCTGCCAGACTGGCACAGGAGGGAGTTCCTGCCGCGCCTGGGGGATATCATGCGGTATCTGCGCAGCTGCCTGGAGGAGAAGCGCCTCGACCACTTCTTCTTTGGCAATGAGAGGGTACCTGAGGAGATCATCTTGCCCCCAGACTTCCAAACGGCCGAACCGATCAATCTCTTCCAGCACCTCACGCAGGATCCCCATGCACACGCCAAGGCACTGCGTGAGTTTGAGGAGCTGCAAGATCGGCTCGAAAGACTGCTGTTCTACGGCTGGTGA